From a region of the Oryza sativa Japonica Group chromosome 6, ASM3414082v1 genome:
- the LOC4341305 gene encoding probable inositol oxygenase has product MTITIEQPHLDAIADRKVAGGGGGDNAAELVLDGGFVVPDSNAFGNAFRNYEAESERKETVEEFYRVNHINQTYDFVRRMREEYGRVDKTEMGIWECIELLNEFIDDSDPDLDMPQIEHLLQTAEAIRKDFPDEDWLHLTGLIHDLGKVLLHPSFGELPQWSVVGDTFPVGCAFDECNVHFKYFKENPDYLNPKLNTKFGAYSEGCGLDNVLMSWGHDDYMYLVAKENKTTLPSAGLFIIRYHSFYPLHKHGAYMHLMNDEDKENLKWLRVFNKYDLYSKSNERIDVEKVKPYYMSLIEKYFPAKLRW; this is encoded by the exons ATGACCATCACCATTGAGCAGCCTCACCTTG ATGCTATCGCCGACCggaaggtcgccggcggcggcggcggcgacaacgcggCGGAGCTCGTGCTCGACGGCGGCTTCGTCGTGCCGGACTCCAACGCCTTCGGCAACGCCTTCAG GAATTATGAGGCCGAGTCTGAGAGGAAGGAGACGGTGGAGGAGTTCTACCGGGTCAACCACATCAACCAGACATATGATTTC GTGAGGCGGATGCGGGAGGAGTACGGTAGGGTGGACAAGACGGAGATGGGGATCTGGGAGTGCATCGAGCTGCTCAACGAGTTCATCGACGACAGCGACCCGGACCTCGACATGCCGCAGATCGAGCACCTCCTCCAGACCGCCGAGGCCATCCGCAAGGATTTCCCCGACGAGGACTGGCTCCACCTCACTGGCCTCATCCACG atcTGGGCAAGGTGCTGCTGCATCCCAGCTTTGGGGAGCTCCCACAGTGGTCAGTCGTCG GTGACACCTTCCCCGTCGGCTGCGCATTCGACGAATGCAACGTCCACTTCAAG TACTTCAAGGAGAACCCTGACTACCTGAACCCAAAGCTCAACACCAAGTTTGGGGCCTACTCCGAGGGCTGTGGCCTTGACAATGTTCTCATGTCCTGGGGCCATGACGACTACATGTACCTG GTTGCCAAGGAGAACAAGACCACTCTTCCTTCTGCAGGCTTGTTCATCATCAGATATCATTCATTCTACC CCCTGCACAAGCATGGAGCCTACATGCATCTGATGAACGATGAGGACAAGGAGAACCTCAAATGGCTGCGTGTGTTCAA CAAATACGACCTGTACAGCAAGAGCAATGAGAGGATAGACGTTGAGAAGGTGAAGCCCTACTACATGTCACTCATCGAAAAG TATTTCCCGGCCAAGTTGAGATGgtga
- the LOC107277612 gene encoding serine carboxypeptidase-like 50 codes for MGPTCQRDHFNLLSLSFPSSLLSSYFSPFSDSAGGRRRASAAGDGRRGGWPTRGSSCCRCWRTRRADTRELVLSLLENATGLATLFDAAKQRPYETGPVGKFVNRVEVKAALGARGDMEWEECSDAVGAAMHGDVMKSVKPKVEALLRGTRVLLYQGIRDLRDGVVSTEAWMRELKWDGLAVFLDADCAVWRIGEELAGYVQRSGPLSHVVVYGAGHLLPADNGHAAQEMVKDWVLQAGLFGRHGGMKRAG; via the coding sequence atgggacccacgtgtcagcgtGACCACTtcaacctcctctctctctcttttccctcttctctcctttcctcgtatttctctcccttctctgaCTCAGCAGGCGGGAGGAGAAGGGCGTCAGCGGCCGGCGatgggcgacgcggcggctggCCGACGCGAGGGAGCTCGTGTTGTCGTTGCTGGAGAACGCGACGGGCCGACACGAGGGAGCTCGTGCTGTCGTTGCTGGAGAACGCGACGGGCCTGGCGACGCTGTTCGACGCAGCGAAGCAGCGCCCCTACGAGACGGGTCCCGTGGGGAAGTTCGTGAACCGGGTGGAGGTGAAGGCGGCCCTGGGCGCGCGTGGCGATATGGAGTGGGAGGAGTGCAGCGACGCGGTAGGCGCGGCGATGCATGGGGACGTGATGAAGAGCGTGAAGCCGAAGGTGGAGGCGCTGCTGCGGGGAACGCGCGTGCTGCTGTACCAGGGCATCCGTGACCTCAGGGACGGCGTGGTGTCCACGGAGGCGTGGATGCGGGAGCTGAAGTGGGACGGCCTGGCCGTCTTCCTCGACGCCGACTGCGCCGTGTGGCGCATcggcgaggagctcgccgggtATGTGCAGCGCTCCGGCCCGCTCTCCCACGTCGTCGTCTACGGCGCCGGGCACCTCTTGCCGGCGGACAACGGCCACGCGGCGCAGGAGATGGTCAAGGATTGGGTGTTGCAGGCGGGGCTATTCGGCCGCCACGGCGGCATGAAGCGCGCAGGCTGA